A stretch of Miscanthus floridulus cultivar M001 chromosome 13, ASM1932011v1, whole genome shotgun sequence DNA encodes these proteins:
- the LOC136501186 gene encoding uncharacterized protein — MEDDRKAPSFLDVPKDIPIATTKPLTIRTSAAASGCGGSDRSCPISPAISITPHLYSPSPPSSAFVSALQSPYISPRVLDPPPPPAAAPEPQPRQETKAAGAGASVTTTAAPSPTSCSNGSDIDAPSASRTPPSERYDSSGIDAAKISDGGGGGGGAGALPPRVSFSFPVPRVSFTRGSVASPSSNAKLRSCDVYIGYHGNGGLSRFCKWLKSELELQGIASFVADRAKYSDSQSHEIADRIICSVAFGVVVVTMSSFLNPFSLEEIRFFAQKKNLVPILFDTEPAEIAGLFDGKLEDKEGKEAFEGLMRCHEFKLEANESNSRSCVSRTVTLLRSKLGRKNIAEESEASESLPFPRNRHFVGREKELSEIEGMLFGSTVDIQEVDCPRASSTNERSSGVSDGFADEDSDTARKSNARYISLEMRKCKEPTLEAWIDPVIELSSGKSRSLQKQRSRHRRSRFRCNSKGYSGANVMCINGSSGIGKTELALEFAYRYSQRYKMVLWIGGEARYLRQNILNVSMNLGLDISAEAEKERGRIRSFEEQEFDAFQRVKRELFRDVPYLLIIDNLESERDWWEGKDLHDFMPRNTGATHVIVTTRLPRVMNLEPMQLPQLSYIDAMALIQGKRKKDYPPEETEVLRKFDERLGRLSFGLWVVGSLLSELMIAPSTLFEAVDRISLSENLFPIGANDDGFCRNNSFLIKVLVFCFALMDRAKGGSLTSRMVIAGSWLAPTPVSSTLLAATASKLPMKGSGMHLFGESLKTAFLCGTHCFLAPNGRKAEVESALLLVNLGLARKANRHPGCWIQFHPITQLFGKIRGGLAPTTAAVNGVMRAGNPSVYSDHLWASAFLVFGFKSEPPAVQLKAVDMVLFIKKTALPLAIDSFMSFSRCGSALELLKVCTNVLEEVEKSYASRMQDWNRGSLCWRKKLQPNHRVDEFVWQEVTLLKATLLEARAKLLLRGGLFDTGEELCRTCISIRTVMLGHGHAQTLAAQETLAKLVRYRSKI, encoded by the coding sequence ATGGAGGACGACCGAAAAGCTCCGAGCTTTCTTGATGTGCCCAAGGATATCCCCATTGCCACCACCAAGCCTCTCACCATCCGGACCAGCGCCGCCGCATCCGGATGCGGCGGCTCCGACCGGTCCTGCCCCATCTCGCCGGCCATCTCCATCACGCCGCACCTctactcgccgtcgccgccgtcgtccgCGTTCGTCTCCGCGCTGCAGTCCCCGTACATCTCGCCTCGGGTTCTCGACCCGCCGcctcctccggcggcggcgccggagcCTCAGCCGCGGCAGGAAACCaaggccgccggcgccggcgccagcgTCACCACCACCGCGGCGCCATCGCCGACGTCGTGCTCCAACGGGTCCGATATCGACGCGCCCAGCGCGTCCCGCACGCCGCCGTCCGAGCGCTACGACTCCAGCGGCATCGACGCGGCCAAGATTtccgacggcggcggtggcggcggcggcgcgggcgccctGCCGCCGCGCGTGTCGTTTTCGTTCCCCGTGCCGCGGGTGTCCTTCACCAGGGGCTCCGTCGCGTCGCCGTCCTCCAACGCCAAGCTCCGGAGCTGCGACGTGTACATTGGCTACCACGGCAACGGCGGCCTCTCCAGGTTCTGCAAGTGGCTCAAGTCGGAGCTCGAGCTGCAGGGCATCGCCTCGTTCGTCGCCGACCGCGCCAAGTACTCGGATTCGCAGAGCCACGAGATTGCCGACCGGATTATTTGCTCCGTCGCGTTCGGCGTCGTGGTGGTCACCATGTCCAGTTTCCTCAATCCGTTTAGCCTTGAGGAGATCAGATTCTTTGCTCAGAAGAAGAACCTGGTGCCTATACTGTTCGACACCGAGCCAGCAGAGATCGCCGGGCTTTTCGATGGTAAATTGGAGGATAAGGAAGGGAAGGAAGCGTTTGAAGGGCTGATGCGATGCCATGAATTCAAGCTTGAGGCGAATGAGAGCAATTCGAGAAGCTGTGTGTCGAGGACGGTTACGCTGCTTCGTTCCAAGCTTGGAcggaagaatatcgccgaggagAGCGAAGCTTCTGAGAGCCTGCCTTTTCCGCGCAACCGACATTTCGTGGGAAGGGAGAAGGAGCTGAGCGAGATTGAAGGCATGCTCTTTGGTTCGACTGTGGATATCCAAGAAGTGGATTGCCCGAGGGCTTCCAGTACAAATGAGAGATCAAGCGGTGTGTCTGATGGATTTGCCGATGAGGATAGTGATACTGCAAGGAAATCCAATGCCAGGTACATCAGCTTGGAGATGCGCAAGTGCAAGGAACCGACACTGGAGGCTTGGATTGACCCAGTGATTGAGTTATCATCTGGTAAAAGCAGAAGCCTGCAGAAGCAGAGATCAAGGCACAGGAGGTCAAGGTTTCGGTGCAACAGCAAGGGCTATAGCGGTGCCAATGTAATGTGCATCAATGGTTCTTCAGGCATTGGCAAGACCGAACTGGCATTGGAGTTTGCTTACAGGTACTCACAGAGGTACAAGATGGTACTGTGGATTGGAGGCGAAGCTCGGTATTTGAGGCAAAACATACTCAATGTATCCATGAATTTGGGACTGGATATCAGTGCTGAGGCTGAGAAGGAGAGGGGTAGGATTAGGAGCTTTGAGGAGCAAGAGTTTGATGCATTCCAGCGGGTGAAGCGGGAGCTGTTCCGTGATGTGCCCTATTTGCTCATAATTGACAATCTTGAGAGCGAGAGGGATTGGTGGGAAGGCAAGGATCTCCATGACTTCATGCCAAGGAACACTGGAGCAACACATGTCATCGTGACCACACGTTTGCCACGCGTGATGAATCTTGAACCGATGCAACTGCCACAGCTCTCGTACATTGATGCGATGGCATTGATACAGGGGAAAAGAAAGAAGGACTATCCGCCTGAGGAAACCGAAGTTCTCAGAAAGTTTGATGAGCGGTTAGGCAGGCTGAGCTTTGGCCTGTGGGTCGTCGGTTCGCTGCTGTCGGAGCTCATGATTGCTCCTTCCACTCTATTTGAGGCTGTTGATAGAATATCACTGAGCGAGAATTTGTTCCCCATTGGCGCCAATGACGATGGCTTCTGCCGTAACAATTCTTTCTTGATAAAGGTCTTGGTCTTCTGTTTTGCTTTGATGGACCGAGCAAAAGGAGGAAGTCTTACGTCAAGAATGGTCATTGCCGGTTCTTGGTTAGCTCCCACTCCTGTATCATCCACACTATTAGCTGCAACAGCGAGCAAGCTACCGATGAAAGGCAGTGGTATGCACCTGTTTGGTGAATCACTCAAGACTGCATTTCTATGTGGCACACATTGTTTCCTAGCTCCAAATGGGCGGAAGGCTGAGGTGGAGTCAGCGCTCTTGCTTGTTAATCTTGGGTTGGCAAGAAAGGCAAATCGACATCCTGGTTGCTGGATCCAATTCCATCCTATCACGCAGCTCTTTGGCAAGATCAGGGGAGGTTTGGCACCCACGACTGCAGCAGTGAATGGAGTGATGAGGGCCGGAAACCCCTCGGTATACTCTGACCACTTATGGGCTAGCGCGTTCCTCGTGTTTGGTTTCAAGTCCGAGCCACCCGCCGTCCAGCTTAAAGCAGTCGACATGGTCCTCTTCATCAAGAAGACGGCGCTGCCCCTGGCAATCGACTCCTTCATGTCGTTCTCGCGGTGCGGCTCAGCTCTGGAGCTGCTCAAGGTGTGCACCAACGTcctcgaggaggtggagaagtCGTACGCGTCGCGGATGCAGGACTGGAACCGTGGGTCGCTGTGCTGGAGGAAGAAGCTTCAGCCGAACCACCGCGTCGACGAGTTCGTCTGGCAGGAGGTGACGCTGCTCAAAGCGACGCTGCTGGAGGCGAGGGCGAAGCTGCTGCTCCGCGGCGGGCTGTTCGACACCGGCGAGGAGCTGTGCAGGACCTGCATCAGCATCCGGACCGTCATGCTCGGCCACGGACATGCCCAGACGCTGGCTGCTCAGGAGACACTGGCGAAGCTGGTCAGGTACAGGAGTAAGATCTGA